The Vespula vulgaris chromosome 4, iyVesVulg1.1, whole genome shotgun sequence genome has a segment encoding these proteins:
- the LOC127063089 gene encoding two pore potassium channel protein sup-9 isoform X2, translating to MEGTWQWEQRKHCHIILLNPSSYVKKNPRQVAAIEKMVIRKYNISEDDFKIMETVVLKTEPHKAGQQWKFAGAFYYATTVLTTIGYGHSTPNTISGKLFTMFYGIVGIPLGLVMFQSIGERLNKFSSVVIRNVKSLLNCKDVQASEINLICVVTTLSCLTIAGGAAAFSRYEGWSYFDSIYYCFITLTTIGFGDMVALQKDNALDNKPEYVMFALIFILFGLAIVAASLNLLVLRFVTMNTEDERRDEAEALQAVQEAVRLEGDVITANGSILSERVGNHGETVSLDDEASVCSCRCTGFQKKRRRPRFTVRRSPGKISHLLPMQQFSQPNQRAELRPPQLTPLLQLQTLHQHRASI from the exons ATGGAGGGAACGTGGCAGTGGGAGCAGCGAAAGCACTGCCATATCATACTGCTTAATCCTTCATCGTACGTAAAGAAAAACCCGAGACAAGTTGCAG CCATTGAGAAAATGGTCatacgcaagtacaatatcAGCGAGGACGATTTTAAAATCATGGAAACCGTGGTTCTGAAAACGGAGCCACACAAGGCAGGCCAGCAATGGAAGTTTGCGGGTGCTTTCTACTATGCAACCACGGTTCTCACCACAATCG GTTACGGACACTCAACGCCAAATACCATAAGCGGTAAACTCTTCACGATGTTCTATGGAATCGTTGGAATCCCATTAGGACTCGTGATGTTCCAGAGTATAGGCGAACGCCTTAACAAGTTCTCATCCGTTGTGATACGGAACGTAAAGAGTCTTCTGAATTGTAAGGATGTCCAG GCTTCGGAGATAAATTTGATCTGCGTTGTGACGACCTTATCGTGTCTGACCATCGCTGGTGGTGCAGCAGCGTTTTCCAGATACGAAGGGTGGTCCTATTTCGATTCCATTTATTATTGCTTCATCACTCTGACGACCATAGGCTTCGGTGATATGGTAGCTCTTCAAAAGGACAATGCTCTGGATAATAAGCCAGAGTACGTAATGTTTGCCTTGATATTCATACTCTTTGGATTGGCCATCGTTGCGGCCTCCCTTAATTTGTTGGTCCTGAGATTCGTCACGATGAATACCGAGGACGAGAGACGAGACGAGGCCGAAGCTTTGCAG GCTGTACAGGAAGCAGTACGTTTGGAAGGTGATGTGATAACTGCAAACGGCTCGATATTGTCGGAGCGAGTCGGTAATCACGGTGAAACAGTTTCGTTGGACGACGAGGCATCAGTATGTAGCTGTCGCTGTACCGGCTTTCAAAAGAAACGCCGGAGACCGCGTTTTACGGTTCGTCGCTCACCCGGCAAGATTTCTCATCTCTTACCGATGCAGCAATTTTCACAACCGAATCAACGTGCCGAATTAAGACCACCCCAGTTGACGCCGTTGTTACAATTACAAACGTTGCATCAACATCGTGCCAGTATCTGA
- the LOC127063089 gene encoding two pore potassium channel protein sup-9 isoform X1, translating into MKKQNVRTLSLIVSTFTYLLVGAAIFDVLESETEKRRKEALDAIEKMVIRKYNISEDDFKIMETVVLKTEPHKAGQQWKFAGAFYYATTVLTTIGYGHSTPNTISGKLFTMFYGIVGIPLGLVMFQSIGERLNKFSSVVIRNVKSLLNCKDVQASEINLICVVTTLSCLTIAGGAAAFSRYEGWSYFDSIYYCFITLTTIGFGDMVALQKDNALDNKPEYVMFALIFILFGLAIVAASLNLLVLRFVTMNTEDERRDEAEALQAVQEAVRLEGDVITANGSILSERVGNHGETVSLDDEASVCSCRCTGFQKKRRRPRFTVRRSPGKISHLLPMQQFSQPNQRAELRPPQLTPLLQLQTLHQHRASI; encoded by the exons atgaagaaacaaaacgtCCGGACCCTATCGTTGATCGTCTCTACATTCACCTACCTCCTCGTCGGCGCTGCGATCTTCGACGTTCTCGAGTCCGAGACGGAGAAACGACGCAAGGAAGCACTGGatg CCATTGAGAAAATGGTCatacgcaagtacaatatcAGCGAGGACGATTTTAAAATCATGGAAACCGTGGTTCTGAAAACGGAGCCACACAAGGCAGGCCAGCAATGGAAGTTTGCGGGTGCTTTCTACTATGCAACCACGGTTCTCACCACAATCG GTTACGGACACTCAACGCCAAATACCATAAGCGGTAAACTCTTCACGATGTTCTATGGAATCGTTGGAATCCCATTAGGACTCGTGATGTTCCAGAGTATAGGCGAACGCCTTAACAAGTTCTCATCCGTTGTGATACGGAACGTAAAGAGTCTTCTGAATTGTAAGGATGTCCAG GCTTCGGAGATAAATTTGATCTGCGTTGTGACGACCTTATCGTGTCTGACCATCGCTGGTGGTGCAGCAGCGTTTTCCAGATACGAAGGGTGGTCCTATTTCGATTCCATTTATTATTGCTTCATCACTCTGACGACCATAGGCTTCGGTGATATGGTAGCTCTTCAAAAGGACAATGCTCTGGATAATAAGCCAGAGTACGTAATGTTTGCCTTGATATTCATACTCTTTGGATTGGCCATCGTTGCGGCCTCCCTTAATTTGTTGGTCCTGAGATTCGTCACGATGAATACCGAGGACGAGAGACGAGACGAGGCCGAAGCTTTGCAG GCTGTACAGGAAGCAGTACGTTTGGAAGGTGATGTGATAACTGCAAACGGCTCGATATTGTCGGAGCGAGTCGGTAATCACGGTGAAACAGTTTCGTTGGACGACGAGGCATCAGTATGTAGCTGTCGCTGTACCGGCTTTCAAAAGAAACGCCGGAGACCGCGTTTTACGGTTCGTCGCTCACCCGGCAAGATTTCTCATCTCTTACCGATGCAGCAATTTTCACAACCGAATCAACGTGCCGAATTAAGACCACCCCAGTTGACGCCGTTGTTACAATTACAAACGTTGCATCAACATCGTGCCAGTATCTGA